GCAGGTGGCTTGActgacataaaataaaagacgCTTTGCTGATGCAACAAAGCAGAATGTAAGAGATCTTTAATGCTACTATGAGAAGTGAATTAGTCATGATGAAACTATGGCGGGGAAAATTTTACTTTGGAGGGCTGCTAGAGTCTAGATAAtgaattaatgataatgaatgaataatgattAATGAAAAACCCTGTGTAATTATAATCTAGCAGCCAGGGTCAAGTAGAAGTATCTCAGGTGGTGTAAGGTGTGCATACTGCACAGCACAGTCTTTGTCTCTTGATGATACAGAATATCAAAATGCTGATTGTGTGGTTCAGGCTGTAACTGGATGCCTTTTAGTCCTTGGATGTGTCCCCGCTACCTCGCTGTAAGTGCAATTGTTCCTGTATGCGTCTGGTTATTCCTTGTTTAAAACCACTGCTGATTTCAGGGTACTTGATTGGATTCCTGGTTCATCGCAAAAAGGAAGTGGCTCCAACATGTGCAACCTCCGTGAGCGCTTTTCAAGAACCTCCTGTCCATGAGACAGGCGCTGCCCCCCTCATGGACTGGGACGATGTGAAGAAGCTCTTTGCTGATAAAATCTCTCCATCCAAATTTGAATCCGTGTTGAGGTCAGTATAAACCCCCCACAGAATCTGCAGTAAGGCATTTCTTACCAAAATGACTATTGGACTTGGAAAATAgtgtgttgtatttttattgcaaaagtAAGTCAGTTTGTCCTGTTTCTTGCCTCCCTTTTCCTTCCCCTTCACGGCTTATTTTCCCCTACTGTAGTGAGTTTACCAGTGCTGACCATCGAGCTGGTTCACCGGGTGATAAAGCTCTGGCTAACAAAGTGATCACCAAGTTTAAAACGTACGGCATGGACACCTGGAATGATGAGCACTTTGTGAAGGTTCAGGACCCCCCGGCTTCTGGCTACAACAAATTCGTTTTCAAGGGGACTGAGCAGCGTCCTACAGGATTCCTGTCCTACAGTGCAACTGGAAAAGTGAACGGTACTGTCTTGTATGCATACTACGGGCAGGAAAGTGACTTCATATTGCTGCGGGACAAGAATATCAACCTGACTGGCAGAGTCCTGCTGGTCAGAGCTGGTAAAATCAGCTTTGCTGAGAAGGTAGGTGGTTTCAGTAAGGATCCCAGCATAACTTCATGTCATGTCTTATAAAGTATTTTGTTATTAACAGTAATTGAGAAGTGATTtccctgacttttttttctcttacagGTAGCCAATGCTGCCAAAAtgaatgctgctgctgtgttgatCTACCCAGAGCCCACCGATTACCCTATTGGAGACACCACTGAGCTTTTTGGACATGTGAGTGTGGAATGTTTAGAGGAATAATGCTGGAACATGTCCACACACAGTTTGTGCAGTGTACTGATGATATTAGTTGAAGATGAGTGAGCTGTTCAACCAACAGAATTATCTGTATCCACACTCGAAATGCAGTACGTTTACATGACACTtgagaaaaccgaattactgggtcaGTCCAACTATGATCgttttttaagatgcatgtatacaccttagtctgacttaAATCGGACctgatcggatttctcatagtcggaatATAatacacctagattattcgattgatagtcgcattattcctgcatgtatacgttccatcagattggAATCgaattttgcgttctgcgcaggctcgagattttttttCCCGGGGTCGTGAgacggaagtagaaggacgacggcggcatctttcctccgaaataaccgcaagcaagagcgccattgtgcatctagtttgtgtaattatcatgtacaccatatacatGATGTagaaagatgtagcttcgtctcgctcttcgtgcgccatctttctggaatgccgaggcagtttgttgttgatggtgacgtaaagaggtcagccggaggtggctctattaccactagttgaaatggttACAGCGCCACTTATcataccgggtatgacatgctcccgccaataattcgattttctcacaggcatgtatactcagacaatgcagttgtctgattgagtagcatagtctaactatggctgtaatccgactaagctgtgcatgtaaaggTACTGACTGTCTTAAGCCAGAAATGGGGGCTAACTGGAAGGTGTTAATTTGAGCCCGATATGGTTTGATTGGAAGTTGCTATATTGATTAATTATGAGAAAACTATTCCCAAAACAACCTGAAAATAGAGCTTCAGATCAATTTCTTTGATCACAAATATTTAAAGCTAAGAGACTTTCATCTTTTGTTGATTCTTTGTTCTCCTTTAGACAAAAGATGACTGTGGTGAAACACAGTAAACTTTGTTTCAGTGCCGTATTGTACCTCCAGACTACAGGgcagcttcattcctcaggctgtgagacctCTCAATTAATCTTTGTAAAAAGTACATTATATGTACCTGATATTTGTCTCAGATGAGTACTTGCTCAACCCtattattaaaggtgcagtatttCAGAATGGCTACCTGTTGAATTTATACTGCCAACAAACAggtgcagcatatcaccagaataactgctaactgtattgCTGTTACCTAGTTAGCTTATTTAGCAGGGCAGCTAGCTGAACTTCCAGTGGAGTGATGGTGTTTGGGCCCCTTGatcaggagctttggaccaaaGTTTTCTAGCacaaggctagctggttagcatgctaacttcagtagatatcacTGCAACACAAATACATCTTggagaaaatgtattaattatcTGTCTTCACAATCTGTTGATTTTGCTAACattgtgaatgttttaaacttcttcatattgcaccttttttaaatatatcaaacaactttaatgattttaatttaTTGAAGAGTAGTTCCCTCTctagtttgttttgttcatgttaAGCCTGCATAGGAGCAAATGTTGTAAAACTACATCTTACCCTTCTGTTTGTCTCCCATAGGTCCACATGGGTTCGGGGGATCCCTACACCCCAGGCTTCCCCTCCCTCAACCACACCCAGTTTCCACCTGTCAAATCTTCAGGCCTGCCAAAAATCTTGGCTCAGACCATCACAGCAGCCATGGGTACCAGCATTCTGAGGTAAGGCTCACTGACACTGCAGATCACCTGACACACGGCAGATTATGATAAATACTTGGCCATTTCTGTCACTTTCAAATCTTCCTCTTGCACTGTGATTGTCTACAGTTGGCTTTGTAGCGGCTTACATAGTGTTGATGCGTATTGTCTGCATCCCACAGGCAGCTCGGGGGTCAGAATGTCCCGCAAACATGGGGAGGAATCAACAGACTGGGAGACGAGAGCGATGTTATAACTTTGGAAGTCAACAACGTTCTCGTTGAGAAGGAGATACATAATGTCTTTGGGGTCATTAAAGGCTTTGTGGATGCAGGTAcaacaaaatgttaaacaaGACACTGTGATCAGGAACTCGTTGTGAAAAGAATATGAGTGAATCTGAGTTTTATTTTAGATCGATATGTGGTTATCGGAGCCCAGAGGGATGCTTGGGGTCCAGGTTTTGCTTCGTCCACCGTCGGCACCAGCGTCCTTGTGGAGCTGGCCCGGTCCATCTCTGACATGGTGAAGAATGGTGAGTCTAAGGTGGCAGCTGATGAGTAGTTTTAAATACAAATTGACTAAAATGATAATGAAGTCATCATGTAGTCATTGGACGCAAAAGGTTGTGGTTGCAGGATATGCTCAGTCTTctctatgctgttttttgttaaaatgcatttattatCCCTTTGTCAGATGGATTCAAACCAAGGAGAAGCATTGTGTTTGCCAGCTGGAGCGCTGGAGAATATGGGAGTATTGGCGCCACCGAGTGGCTGGAGGTAAGAGTAGCACAATGAAGTTGATGTTGACTGTTCAAACTTTGATTGGTTTCAGCACTCTTCCTTAATTTTGTTAATGTATCTTTTTGTATATCCAGGGTTATCTTACTTCTCTGAACATGAAGGCCTTCTCCTACATCAACCTGGATGGAGTTGTTGGAGGTATTTACTTCAGGTTTCATGCTAAACTCTAAATCAGTCTCTACATATTTAACTATACtacaaaccccaattc
The sequence above is drawn from the Sparus aurata chromosome 21, fSpaAur1.1, whole genome shotgun sequence genome and encodes:
- the LOC115573412 gene encoding transferrin receptor protein 1-like, producing the protein MDQARSTISKIFNGEPHSYTRFNLTQNMEGDNSQVEMKLSSDMDEEVGGNGVGDHLNHNSNRKPYVAQKLGRTPKNLCFMAAATLLIFIIGYLIGFLVHRKKEVAPTCATSVSAFQEPPVHETGAAPLMDWDDVKKLFADKISPSKFESVLSEFTSADHRAGSPGDKALANKVITKFKTYGMDTWNDEHFVKVQDPPASGYNKFVFKGTEQRPTGFLSYSATGKVNGTVLYAYYGQESDFILLRDKNINLTGRVLLVRAGKISFAEKVANAAKMNAAAVLIYPEPTDYPIGDTTELFGHVHMGSGDPYTPGFPSLNHTQFPPVKSSGLPKILAQTITAAMGTSILRQLGGQNVPQTWGGINRLGDESDVITLEVNNVLVEKEIHNVFGVIKGFVDADRYVVIGAQRDAWGPGFASSTVGTSVLVELARSISDMVKNDGFKPRRSIVFASWSAGEYGSIGATEWLEGYLTSLNMKAFSYINLDGVVGGRNGFKVAASPLMHSLIEGALKKVSTLNKAVSLFTQFGRNSWESNVYEDLKMDNAAYPFLAFSGIPSVSFRFTSGSSEYPYFGTMLDTPEKLNSLTSNDVTRLAEIASQFAGHIALRLVHDHLLGMNLTRYNNMINTHVYRINKRVKDVRRMQPQLLPKDLTMQWFFSASGAYGRAAHQLAEDVTNSNLDDIEMCRIINDRIMAVERNFLSPYVSPRESPFRHILLGSGPHTLKALSSHLDALKADNPGADADLFRNQFALATWTIQSCANSLAGDIWSLALMET